From the genome of Glycine max cultivar Williams 82 chromosome 2, Glycine_max_v4.0, whole genome shotgun sequence, one region includes:
- the LOC732576 gene encoding lectin precursor, translating to MATSNFSIVLSVSLAFFLVLLTKAHSTDTVSFTFNKFNPVQPNIMLQKDASISSSGVLQLTKVGSNGVPTSGSLGRALYAAPIQIWDSETGKVASWATSFKFNIFAPNKSNSADGLAFFLAPVGSQPQSDDGFLGLFNSPLKDKSLQTVAIEFDTFSNKKWDPANRHIGIDVNSIKSVKTASWGLSNGQVAEILVTYNAATSLLVASLIHPSKKTSYILSDTVNLKSNLPEWVSVGFSATTGLHEGSVETHDVISWSFASKLSDGSSNDALDLPSFVLNEAI from the coding sequence ATGGCCACCTCCAACTTCTCTATTGTTCTCTCCGTCTCCCTAGCCTTCTTTTTGGTGCTACTTACCAAGGCACACTCGACCGATACCGTTTCTTTCACCTTCAACAAGTTCAACCCAGTCCAACCAAACATTATGCTCCAAAAAGATGCTAGTATTTCATCCTCTGGGGTGTTACAACTCACCAAAGTTGGCAGCAACGGCGTGCCCACCTCGGGATCTCTCGGTCGTGCCCTTTACGCTGCCCCAATCCAGATTTGGGACAGCGAAACCGGCAAGGTAGCCAGCTGGGCTACATCCTTTAAATTCAACATTTTCGCACCCAACAAATCAAACTCAGCTGACGGGCTTGCCTTCTTCTTGGCACCCGTCGGGTCTCAGCCCCAATCCGACGATGGATTTCTTGGTCTTTTCAACAGTCCCTTAAAGGACAAGTCTCTCCAAACCGTGGCGATTGAGTTCGATACTTTCTCGAACAAAAAATGGGATCCTGCAAACCGACACATCGGCATTGACGTGAACTCGATCAAGTCCGTCAAAACGGCATCGTGGGGGTTGTCCAATGGACAAGTGGCGGAGATTCTCGTTACCTATAATGCCGCCACGAGCCTCTTGGTTGCTTCTCTGATCCACccttcaaagaaaacaagttaCATCCTCTCTGACACAGTGAACTTGAAGAGTAATCTTCCCGAATGGGTGAGCGTTGGGTTCTCTGCCACCACCGGGTTGCATGAAGGCTCCGTTGAAACCCATGATGTGATTTCTTGGTCTTTTGCTTCCAAGTTGTCAGATGGTAGCAGCAATGATGCTTTGGATCTTCCAAGCTTTGTGCTCAATGAGGCCATCTAA
- the LOC121174138 gene encoding secreted RxLR effector protein 161-like has product MGEIENLNTQLGSEFEMTDLGELSYFLGIEFMKTSRGIIMHQRKCITETLKRFHMQNCNSVAVPVEVNLKIDNSESEQNLDATLYRQIVGCLRFICHSRPEISHGVGVISRFTTRPKQSHLATTKRIRRYRKGIENCGILFPNQKEKGDLHLVGYTNSDWCGDKVDRRSTFGFVFLLSGAPISWSLRKQDVVAL; this is encoded by the coding sequence ATGGGGGAAATTGAGAACTTGAATACACAGCTAGGGTCAGAATTTGAGATGACTGACCTTGGAGAACTTTCTTACTTCCTGGGCATTGAGTTCATGAAGACTAGTAGAGGCATTATAATGCATCAGAGGAAATGCATCACTGAAACTTTGAAGAGGTTTCACATGCAAAACTGCAACTCAGTAGCAGTTCCAGTAGAGGTCAATCTAAAGATTGACAACTCAGAAAgtgaacaaaatttagatgcaACTTTGTATAGACAAATTGTTGGGTGTTTGAGGTTCATTTGTCATAGTAGACCAGAGATTTCTCATGGTGTTGGAGTGATTAGTAGATTTACAACTCGTCCAAAGCAATCTCATCTAGCAACGACCAAGAGGATCAGGAGATACCGAAAGGGGATAGAAAATTGTGGTATTTTGTTTCCAAATCAAAAAGAGAAGGGTGATCTACATCTCGTGGGTTATACAAATTCAGACTGGTGTGGAGATAAAGTAGATAGAAGAAGCACTTTTGGTTTTGTGTTCTTGTTATCAGGTGCTCCAATATCCTGGAGCTTGAGGAAGCAAGATGTTGTTGCTCTGTGA
- the LOC106797833 gene encoding mitochondrial import receptor subunit TOM9-2 — protein sequence MASRRGGVSLPDRPSNNSSSVLTNISCSSIVTHGKEAAGDAAFVTKKLLHSTGKVVWITDTTFLFLVVPFIVKMDREQQLNDLELQ from the coding sequence ATGGCGTCCCGAAGAGGTGGAGTCTCACTCCCAGACAGACCTAGCAACAACTCAAGCTCCGTCCTCACGAATATCTCATGCTCCTCCATCGTCACCCACGGCAAGGAAGCCGCCGGCGACGCCGCATTTGTCACCAAGAAGCTCCTCCACAGCACCGGCAAGGTCGTGTGGATCACCGACACcaccttcctcttcctcgttgtTCCTTTCATTGTCAAGATGGACCGCGAGCAACAGCTCAATGACCTTGAGCTCCAGTAA